In one window of Henckelia pumila isolate YLH828 chromosome 1, ASM3356847v2, whole genome shotgun sequence DNA:
- the LOC140864511 gene encoding protein LIGHT-DEPENDENT SHORT HYPOCOTYLS 3-like: MDSPDQVESADSKNNSSGSSINTGAAYSCSSAGNSSSSATLSRYENQKRRDWNTFGQYLKNHRPPLSLSRCSGAHVFEFLRYLDQFGKTKVHTPICPFYGHPNPPAPCPCPLRQAWGSLDALIGRLRAAYEENGGKPETNPFGARAVRLYLREVRDLQSKARGISYEKKKRKRQLPQPPPQPPAQPGEG; encoded by the coding sequence ATGGATTCTCCTGATCAAGTGGAAAGCGCAGACTCGAAGAATAACAGCAGTGGCAGCAGCATCAACACGGGGGCGGCCTACAGTTGTTCATCGGCGGGAAACTCGTCATCATCGGCCACTCTGAGCCGCTACGAGAACCAGAAACGCCGTGACTGGAACACGTTCGGGCAGTACCTGAAGAACCACCGTCCCCCGCTGTCTCTGTCCCGATGCAGCGGCGCCCATGTTTTTGAATTCCTCCGCTACCTAGACCAGTTCGGGAAAACCAAGGTTCATACCCCAATTTGTCCCTTCTACGGCCACCCAAACCCGCCGGCGCCCTGCCCTTGCCCCCTCCGCCAGGCCTGGGGAAGCCTCGACGCCCTCATCGGCCGTCTCCGCGCCGCCTACGAGGAAAACGGCGGCAAGCCGGAGACAAACCCGTTTGGAGCAAGAGCTGTAAGGCTTTACCTCCGCGAAGTTCGTGATCTGCAGTCGAAAGCAAGAGGAATCAGCTACGAGAAGAAGAAGCGGAAGCGGCAGCTGCCTCAACCACCACCGCAACCGCCGGCGCAGCCGGGTGAAGGTTAA